TGATTATCTTCCGAAGATTGGAGGTTTGTGGTCAGCTATCTCAGTGGTCGTGGTGATTCAGGCAACTCGGCGCGAAACCACCAGCTCCGCATTCCTCAGGATCATCGGATCTGCTATTGGTGCTCTGGTCAGCGGTCTATATCTTTCATTCTTTAAATTTAGCGCCATTGGATTGGGTCTTTCTGTTCTGATCACTGGTCTCATCTGCACAACATTGAACAGGCCGAGCTCCAGCCGACTGTCCGCTATCACGGTTCTTGTGGTGATGGTGACAGCAAGTCTGGATTCAGCATTGAATCCCATGGTCAATGCCTTGCTTCGTTTGACTGAGTCATTCATTGGCTCGATCATTGCTTTTTTGGTTGTTGTGTTATGGCCTCGGCCTTGGGGCCGACGCTCAGTCGATTCCTAAGAAGCCTGTGACTCTTTTCTATCCCCAAGATTGAGACCCTCTGATGCCTTCCAAGCCAAGAAACCGTGTCGGCGAAATCTATGGTCGTCTTACTGTGGTGAGGCCATCAGATCGCAGAACGAAGGGTGGTAATGCCTATTGGTGGTGTCGTTGTGTTTGTGGTCGAGAAAGAGAAGTCCCCAGTGACAAGCTTTCACACAACACAACGCGGCGTAAGCCTGTGGTGACGGCCTGTCTCGAATGTTCAAAAGAACTGCAGGTTGAAGGTGTCTATGCGAAGAACGATCGTGAGGAGGCAGAGCGTCGCGAACAGGCAAAACGGAACCGAGAACAGCTGATTGGTCAGGTTCCTAGTACCTGGTTGAGGATGCCGTTAACGGATGCCCATGCCCGGGAACTGGGAGAGGTTCTGTTTTTCCGAGGCACCCGTTGCTTGCGAAATCACCTCGCTCCTTATCGGATCAATGGAGGATGTTTGGCCTGTGCCGGGCAGGTTCCTTCTGCCGTTGTCACAAATCCCCATCAGGAATTGATCTGATCAATCTTAATTGAGCATTAAGGTGCGTTATAGATTTTCTATCTAAAATGTCAATATTTATTGATTAAATCACTGAGAGTCGTCCCACAATGTCCCTGATTCTCTCAACGGTCGTTCATGAGCCAAGATCTCAGGCTTTTTGGGCCGAGCAATGCCAAGATGATAAGAAAATGCAACCGACTAAAACTAGGCACATGCTTTCTAGAGTCAATTTGCACGGATTGTCGGGAATGAAACAAAACAATCCTTAATTAAATCAAGAGATGAGCCATTCGTAATTGATTTCGATTGAACTGCAAGATGAACTGTTGCAGAAGGTCGGGTCATTTGGCCGCAATGAATTCAGATCTAGATGCTGAATAGACGAATCAGAAGATTAAGACCGTTTGCTTGGCTCATTTTTATGAGTCGACCTTGTGGTTGTTAGGTCTATTCGTTTTTGCTGCTGGGTGCGAGCTCAA
This region of Synechococcus sp. NOUM97013 genomic DNA includes:
- a CDS encoding aromatic acid exporter family protein translates to MERELANPAKKRQTRNEQLMLSAQLALGALLAYWIGFHFTSLFPDYLPKIGGLWSAISVVVVIQATRRETTSSAFLRIIGSAIGALVSGLYLSFFKFSAIGLGLSVLITGLICTTLNRPSSSRLSAITVLVVMVTASLDSALNPMVNALLRLTESFIGSIIAFLVVVLWPRPWGRRSVDS
- a CDS encoding early protein (E6); the encoded protein is MPSKPRNRVGEIYGRLTVVRPSDRRTKGGNAYWWCRCVCGREREVPSDKLSHNTTRRKPVVTACLECSKELQVEGVYAKNDREEAERREQAKRNREQLIGQVPSTWLRMPLTDAHARELGEVLFFRGTRCLRNHLAPYRINGGCLACAGQVPSAVVTNPHQELI